A genomic stretch from Megachile rotundata isolate GNS110a chromosome 1, iyMegRotu1, whole genome shotgun sequence includes:
- the LOC100882117 gene encoding fidgetin-like protein 1 → MLDMAIVNADSNKGKNNFLAAYHILKFSQNDKDDTEVVDIERRSLAVKYLTAKQWESEDMASCLLRRSLEDYQNLMQNKNGINNYWKQFKAQTVKIDNNPQKWKCGLSDVDTALNFVKSLPCQDNNTLPCQEKLFNDRHIEKLINIWKNKETFVRNRKISTQMKSNLSVNQESSNLSNQKKTDNNVHCEENRSKYWSNNSKEDSDKVQVNYNKKPVFKFHPVDQDNPNFAQQRSVKSETKIHSKFAGKDFFNTPKHNHELPGVYRNNTKLKSQASFQNKKEDSDMAKPKSNCFKTARDELSMQQMKNNRPVQKKTLGGKVSVNSQFICPLKREKEKTTQGQDKYCNETDETGEVEDERLKNIEPKLIELIKNEIMDSKTVISWDDIAGLEYAKKIIKEVVVYPMLRPDIFTGLRRPPKGILLFGPPGTGKTLIGKCIASQSKSTFFSISASSLTSKWIGEGEKMVRALFAVARVYQPAVIFVDEIDSLLTQRSETEHESSRRLKTEFLVQLDGAATGDEDHILIVGATNRPQELDEAARRRLVKRLYVPLPEFEARKQIINNLLITISHNLDEEDVNNIAEQSKGYSGADMSNLCKEASMGPIRSIPFSQLENIKKEDVRQVTVDDFKEALIHVRPSVSQSSLSAYVEWDAIYGTGTAQNYKA, encoded by the exons ATGTTAG ATATGGCCATCGTTAATGCAGATAGTAACAAAGGAAAGAATAACTTTCTAGCAGCATATCATATTTTAAAGTTTTCACAAAATGATAAAGATGATACGGAAGTCGTGGATATTGAACGTAGATCCCTTGCTGTTAAATACTTAACTGCAAAACAATG GGAATCTGAAGATATGGCATCCTGTTTGCTTCGAAGAAGCTTAGAagattatcaaaatttaatgcaaaataaaaatggCATAAACAATTATTGGAAACAATTTAAAGCACAAACTGTAAAAATAGACAATAATCCACAAAAGTGGAAGTGTGGTTTAAGTGATGTAGACACTGcacttaattttgtaaaatcttTACCTTGCCAAGACAATAACACATTGCCATgtcaagaaaaattatttaatgacaGACACATAGAAAAACTTATTAACATATGGAAGAACAAAGAAACATTTGtacgaaatagaaaaattagtaCTCAAATGAAATCAAATCTTAGTGTTAATCAAGAATCAAGTAATTTGAGTAATCAAAaaaagactgataataatgttCATTGTGAGGAAAATAGATCTAAGTATTGGTCAAATAATTCTAAAGAAGACAGTGATAAAGTAcaagtaaattataataaaaaaccaGTATTTAAATTTCATCCTGTAGATCAGGATAATCCAAATTTTGCACAACAAAGATCTGTTAAATCTGAGACTAAAATCCATTCTAAATTTGCAGgaaaagatttctttaatacaCCTAAACATAATCATGAATTGCCAGGTGTATAtagaaataatacaaaattaaagtcACAAGCttcttttcaaaataaaaaagaagacaGTGATATGGCTAAACCTAAATCAAATTGCTTCAAGACTGCCAGGGATGAGTTAAGTATGCAACAAATGAAAAACAACAGGCCAGTACAGAAGAAAACTTTAGGTGGCAAAGTGTCAGTTAATTCTCAGTTTATTTGTCccttaaaaagagaaaaagaaaaaacaacaCAAGGACAAGACAAGTATTGTAATGAAACTGATGAAACAGGAGAAGTGGAAGATGAAAGACTAAAAAATATAGAACCTAAATTAATtgagttaataaaaaatgaaataatggaCTCAAAGACTGTCATTTCTTGGGATGACATTGCTGGCTTAGAATATgccaaaaaaattattaaagaagtTGTTGTATATCCTATGCTGAGACCTGATATTTTTACTGGATTACGTAGACCACCCAAAGGAATCTTATTATTTGGACCACCTGGTACTGGGAAAACACTCATAGGAAAGTGTATTGCATCACAAAGCAAATCAacatttttctcaatttctgccAGTTCATTGACTTCAAAGTGGATAGGAGAAGGAGAGAAAATGGTGAGAGCATTATTTGCAGTTGCCAGAGTTTATCAACCAGCGGTTATTTTTGTGGATGAAATAGACTCATTACTCACTCAAAGATCTGAAACTGAACATGAAAGTTCAAGGAGACTAAAAACTGAATTCCTAGTTCAGCTAGATGGAGCTGCAACTGGGGATGAAGATCACATTTTGATTGTAGGAGCAACGAATAGACCGCAGGAATTAGACGAGGCAGCTCGTAGACGACTTGTTAAAAGACTTTATGTTCCTCTACCAGAATTTGAAGCTcgtaaacaaattataaataatttgttaataacgATTTCACATAATCTCGACGAAGAAGATGTTAATAATATAGCTGAACAATCAAAAGGGTACTCAGGGGCAGATATGTCAAATTTATGTAAAGAAGCTAGCATGGGACCAATTAGGAGTATTCCATTTAGtcaattagaaaatattaaaaaagaagatgTTAGACAAGTAACAGTTGATGATTTTAAAGAAGCATTAATACATGTACGTCCTAGTGTATCTCAATCTAGTTTATCTGCTTATGTTGAATGGGATGCTATATATGGAACTGGAACAGCACAAAATTATAAAGCATGA
- the LOC100878929 gene encoding ETS-related transcription factor Elf-5 has translation MQKWILLSDEDPGNSSDYNSLECCNYPMLENEKKVKIGIGNYLQSVKMELKNKYIGNRRSVQHLIYYVKKLVNIGSLYEHNKAEMCVYKLGIMLGQDSRAADQTCKTFFTPSRVYCLRCINFLGKWLRLDAQSNQCVYHLLPNFNDDEERVMLNLDSQETQRTNRKKCTFGDEHNEIDGTGWSDKPVRNWCQEETINWLISAASYIGQPYSLIQQSLAVPGHELVTFTRDDFINHDPIYGNRLYDLLHSQHISNLFPSFEDIFYNSEDQYARSNSNSTSDAESDNNSIDVCTKPGRPGRPKLPNKQKPKSSQGKLWEFIRDLLCNRETCPSLICWEDYSQAKFRFVKSDEVAKRWGSRKGNTKMTYEKLSRAMRYYYKSKIFLPVLGRRLVYQFGPNAKGWQTDNPNFRY, from the exons ATGCAAAAATGGATATTGTTATCCGACGAAGATCCAGGAAATAGTAGCGATTATAACAGTTTAGAATGCTGCAACTATCCAATgttggaaaatgagaaaaaagtTAAGATTGGAATCGGGAATTACCTTCAGAGTGTAAAGATG GAACTGAAGAATAAATATATAGGAAACAGAAGATCTGTTCAACATTTGATTTATTACGTGAAAAAGCTTGTTAACATTGGTTCTTTGTATGAACACAATAAAGCTGAAATGTGTGTGTACAAATTAGGtattatgttaggtcagg ATTCACGTGCTGCGGATCAAACGTGCAAAACATTTTTTACGCCCAGTCGCGTGTACTGTTtacgttgtataaactttctaGGAAAATGGTTACGTTTAGATGCTCAGTCAAATCAATGT GTTTACCATTTACTCCCTAATTTCAATGACGATGAGGAACGTGTAATGCTGAATTTGGATTCACAGGAGACACAGAGAACGAATCGAAAAAAGTGTACCTTtg GTGATGAACACAATGAAATCGATGGTACCGGCTGGTCGGACAAACCTGTCAGAAATTGGTGTCAAGAAGAAACAATCAATTGGTTGATATCTGCAGCTTCTTACATTGGTCAACCATACAGTTTAATTCAACAAAGTCTGGCAGTACCAGGACACGAATTAGTCACCTTCACAAGAGACGATTTTATCAACCATGATCCTATATATGGAAATCGGCTATATGACCTACTCCACTCTCAGCATATCTCAAACTTAT TTCCATCATTCGAAGACATTTTCTACAATTCCGAAGATCAGTATGCGCGAAGCAATTCTAATAGTACGTCAG ATGCAGAATCAGATAATAACAGTATTGACGTCTGTACAAAACCGGGTAGACCGGGCAGACCAAAACTACCAAACAAACAAAAACCAAAAAGTT CTCAAGGAAAGCTTTGGGAATTCATTAGGGACTTGTTATGTAATAGAGAAACTTGTCCAAGTTTAATATGTTGGGAAGATTATTCACAAGCGAAGTTTCGGTTCGTTAAAAGTGACGAGGTGGCGAAACGATGGGGTTCACGAAAAGGAAACACAAAAATGACGTACGAGAAATTGAGTCGAGCTATGAG GTATTATTACAAAAGTAAAATCTTTCTACCTGTACTGGGTCGAAGATTAGTCTATCAATTTGGACCCAACGCGAAAGGCTGGCAGACTGACAATCCAAATTTCCgatattaa
- the LOC100879040 gene encoding uncharacterized protein LOC100879040 isoform X1 has protein sequence MMFPVEIWEQIFLYTDPVTLTNLRTVCKCWKEVIDKTLKDNDHWYKLCKKEIPECLWVTLCETLYPTKFYTKIHTKHAVWMAMYKLWMKCKNIVNCDTEIECIEPLPKHNFNEYITCTNTKGSLLAIGTSEGYIYFYDINNLHEHANHVIDNKEYLRSIHILRSGSAILCVSCSINNHVDCWDVNQMKLINRTGGKLVCTSYSYCCMSIRNYIIIEGPVLKTGYEFGLSDIVAISANNNKVLFYTEGGYFATLTADTEQINYSSTPVQPPNIRIRNYYIFQPNIVMCITEYGYLGILIQGKEWKMHNVFPILHSTPTAVLVFGHLLVLGLDSGNVHLYYTEDFETLDFNNINSKKLTLDLTAVISLNIMVHQGEYLIVSYKKKIYTVKLL, from the exons atgatGTTCCCTGTAGAGATCTGggaacaaatatttttgtatactgATCCGGTAAcacttacaaatttaagaacagTTTGTAAGTGTTGGAAGGAAGTTATTGATAAAACTTTAAAG GACAATGATCATTggtataaattatgtaaaaaggAAATACCAGAATGTTTATGGGTCACATTATGTGAAACATTGTATCCAACTAAATTTTATACTAAGATTCATACAAAACATGCAGTATGGATGGCAATGTACAAATTATggatgaaatgtaaaaatatagtgAACTGTGATACAGAAATTGAATGTATTGAACCATTACCAaaacataattttaatgaatatattacTTGTACAAATACCAAAG GAAGTTTATTAGCAATTGGAACTTCTGaaggatatatttatttttatgatattaataatttacatgAACATGCAAACCATGTAATAgataataaagaatatttaCGGAGTATCCATATCCTTAGAAGTG GATCGGCTATTCTTTGTGTATCTTGCTCCATAAACAATCATGTAGATTGTTGGGATGTTAATCAAATGAAGTTAATTAATAGAACAGGTGGAAAACTAGTTTG tacAAGTTACAGTTATTGTTGTATGAGTATACGCAATTACATAATTATCGAAGGGCCAGTATTAAAAACTGGATATGAATTTGGTCTGAGTGATATTGTTGCTATTAGTGCAAACAATAATAAG GTACTCTTTTATACGGAAGGAGGATATTTTGCAACTTTAACTGCAGATAcagaacaaataaattatagttcTACTCCTGTTCAACCACCAAATATAAGAATTcgtaattattacatatttcaaCCAAACATAGTTATGTGTATTACAG aatatggatatttaggaattttaatacAAGGAAAAGAATGGAAAATGCATAATGTGTTTCCTATTTTACATAGTACCCCTACTGCTGTTTTAGTGTTCGGTCATCTACTTGTGTTAGGTCTAGATTCAG GAAATGTTCATTTGTATTATACAGAAGATTTTGAAACATTAgatttcaataatattaatagtaaaaaattaacTTTAGACTTAACAGCTGTTATATCATTGAATATAATGGTTCATCAAGGAGAATATTTAATAGTTTCTTATAAGAAAAAAATTTACACTGTTAAACTTCTTTAA
- the Art3 gene encoding arginine methyltransferase 3 yields the protein MTEQVISSKDNYKCDMDGSSDDDSGDDWNEIIEDFECIPCLFCNEVTSNFSIALEHLIASHKFDLKNFITRHSLDTYSYIKLINFIRHKNVLPDQLNALNIKTWESDEYLRPVIEDDPWLMFDIEDLEEKTTKPVAYTVNSENGCVTLSEAHFAELQRTIQTLRAQLEQRELACSLAKQQIDEMTEKARKLVFDDDLDENNTISSGNSNCNVDKGYFNTYSHFAIHHEMLTDKVRTESYRDALLTNANRFTDSIVLDVGCGTGILSMFAAKTGCRKVISVDQSDVIYHAIDIVRENNLSDIITLKKGRLEDINLDEDKVDAIVSEWMGYFLLFEGMLDTVIYARDHYLAPGGILLPNRCTLSIVGSGDTRRYVELIDYWSNVYGFKMSCMKAEVVREPSIEICNADELITSTVEIHDFDLYKVTRDCVNFTAPFGLRVKKTGSLTAIVGYFDIFFDLDNPIHFSTGPHSTPTHWKQTVFSLSEPISITEGEILPGKLICRRHIKDIRGLIVTICIKNTSQVYYLE from the exons ATGACTGAGCAAG TTATTTCATCAAAGGACAATTACAAATGTGACATGGATGGAAGCAGTGATGATGATAGTGGAGATGATTGGAATGAAATTATAgaagattttgaatgtataccGTGCCTTTTTTGTAACGAAGTAACAAGTAATTTTTCTATAGCGCTAGAACATCTAATAGCGTCacataaatttgatttaaaaaattttataacaaggCATTCGCTTGACACTTATTCTTAcattaaactaattaattttatacgacATAAAAATGTTTTGCCTGATCAGTTGAATGCATTGAATATAAAAACATGGGAAAGCGATGAATATTTAAGACCTGTCATTGAAGATGATCCTTGGTTAATGTTTG ATATTGAAGATCTAGAAGAGAAAACAACGAAACCTGTGGCATATACAGTGAATTCAGAGAATGGTTGTGTCACACTATCCGAAGCACATTTTGCTGAACTACAGAGAACAATACAAACACTCAGAGCCCAGTTAGAACAACGTGAATTAGCGTGTTCCTTGGCAAAACAA CAAATAGATGAAATGACAGAGAAAGCAAGAAAATTGGTCTTTGATGATGATTTAGATGAAAACAATACTATTAGTTCTGGTAACTCCAACTGCAATGTTGATAAAGGATATTTTAATACATATAGTCATTTTGCTATACATCATGAAATGTTAAca gaTAAAGTCCGGACAGAAAGTTACAGGGATGCACTTTTAACAAATGCAAATCGTTTTACTGATTCCATAGTGCTAGATGTTGGATGTGGAACTGGGATCTTGTCTATGTTCGCTGCAAAAACTGGCTGCCGTAAAGTTATCAGCGTCGACCAATCGGATGTAATATATCACGCTATTGATATAGTGAG aGAAAATAATTTGAGTGATATTATCACTTTAAAGAAAGGTCGTCTCGAAGACATCAATCTTGATGAAGATAAAGTAGATGCAATTGTTTCTGAATGGATGGGTTATTTTCTTTTGTTCGAGGGTATGCTGGATACAGTTATTTACGCTAGGGACCACTATTTGGCACCTGGTGGTATACTTCTCCCCAACAGATGTACCCTTAGCATCGTAGGAAGTGGAGACACTA GACGATATGTCGAACTTATCGACTACTGGTCAAACGTGTACGGTTTCAAAATGAGCTGTATGAAAGCAGAAGTCGTGCGTGAaccaagtatagaaatttgcaatGCTGACGAATTGATAACGAGTACCGTTGAAATCCACGACTTCGACTTGTACAAAGTAACAagagattgtgtaaattttACGGCGCCGTTTGGACTAAGAGTGAAAAAGACTGGATCGTTAACTGCGATTGTTGGCTATTTTGATATATTCTTCGATTTGGATAATCCAATTCATTTTAGCACGGGACCTCATTCAACCCCCACGCATTGGAAACAAACAGTATTTTCATTAAGCGAGCCTATTAGCATTACGGAGG gGGAAATCTTACCTGGTAAATTAATTTGTCGTAGACACATCAAAGACATCAGAGGGCTCATTGTtacaatttgtattaaaaataccaGCCAAGTTTATTATTTAGAATAA
- the LOC100879040 gene encoding uncharacterized protein LOC100879040 isoform X3 — MMFPVEIWEQIFLYTDPVTLTNLRTVCKCWKEVIDKTLKEIPECLWVTLCETLYPTKFYTKIHTKHAVWMAMYKLWMKCKNIVNCDTEIECIEPLPKHNFNEYITCTNTKGSLLAIGTSEGYIYFYDINNLHEHANHVIDNKEYLRSIHILRSGSAILCVSCSINNHVDCWDVNQMKLINRTGGKLVCTSYSYCCMSIRNYIIIEGPVLKTGYEFGLSDIVAISANNNKVLFYTEGGYFATLTADTEQINYSSTPVQPPNIRIRNYYIFQPNIVMCITEYGYLGILIQGKEWKMHNVFPILHSTPTAVLVFGHLLVLGLDSGNVHLYYTEDFETLDFNNINSKKLTLDLTAVISLNIMVHQGEYLIVSYKKKIYTVKLL; from the exons atgatGTTCCCTGTAGAGATCTGggaacaaatatttttgtatactgATCCGGTAAcacttacaaatttaagaacagTTTGTAAGTGTTGGAAGGAAGTTATTGATAAAACTTTAAAG gAAATACCAGAATGTTTATGGGTCACATTATGTGAAACATTGTATCCAACTAAATTTTATACTAAGATTCATACAAAACATGCAGTATGGATGGCAATGTACAAATTATggatgaaatgtaaaaatatagtgAACTGTGATACAGAAATTGAATGTATTGAACCATTACCAaaacataattttaatgaatatattacTTGTACAAATACCAAAG GAAGTTTATTAGCAATTGGAACTTCTGaaggatatatttatttttatgatattaataatttacatgAACATGCAAACCATGTAATAgataataaagaatatttaCGGAGTATCCATATCCTTAGAAGTG GATCGGCTATTCTTTGTGTATCTTGCTCCATAAACAATCATGTAGATTGTTGGGATGTTAATCAAATGAAGTTAATTAATAGAACAGGTGGAAAACTAGTTTG tacAAGTTACAGTTATTGTTGTATGAGTATACGCAATTACATAATTATCGAAGGGCCAGTATTAAAAACTGGATATGAATTTGGTCTGAGTGATATTGTTGCTATTAGTGCAAACAATAATAAG GTACTCTTTTATACGGAAGGAGGATATTTTGCAACTTTAACTGCAGATAcagaacaaataaattatagttcTACTCCTGTTCAACCACCAAATATAAGAATTcgtaattattacatatttcaaCCAAACATAGTTATGTGTATTACAG aatatggatatttaggaattttaatacAAGGAAAAGAATGGAAAATGCATAATGTGTTTCCTATTTTACATAGTACCCCTACTGCTGTTTTAGTGTTCGGTCATCTACTTGTGTTAGGTCTAGATTCAG GAAATGTTCATTTGTATTATACAGAAGATTTTGAAACATTAgatttcaataatattaatagtaaaaaattaacTTTAGACTTAACAGCTGTTATATCATTGAATATAATGGTTCATCAAGGAGAATATTTAATAGTTTCTTATAAGAAAAAAATTTACACTGTTAAACTTCTTTAA
- the LOC100879040 gene encoding uncharacterized protein LOC100879040 isoform X2 — MMFPVEIWEQIFLYTDPVTLTNLRTVCKCWKEVIDKTLKDNDHWYKLCKKEIPECLWVTLCETLYPTKFYTKIHTKHAVWMAMYKLWMKCKNIVNCDTEIECIEPLPKHNFNEYITCTNTKGSLLAIGTSEGYIYFYDINNLHEHANHVIDNKEYLRSIHILRSGSAILCVSCSINNHVDCWDVNQMKLINRTGGKLVCYCCMSIRNYIIIEGPVLKTGYEFGLSDIVAISANNNKVLFYTEGGYFATLTADTEQINYSSTPVQPPNIRIRNYYIFQPNIVMCITEYGYLGILIQGKEWKMHNVFPILHSTPTAVLVFGHLLVLGLDSGNVHLYYTEDFETLDFNNINSKKLTLDLTAVISLNIMVHQGEYLIVSYKKKIYTVKLL; from the exons atgatGTTCCCTGTAGAGATCTGggaacaaatatttttgtatactgATCCGGTAAcacttacaaatttaagaacagTTTGTAAGTGTTGGAAGGAAGTTATTGATAAAACTTTAAAG GACAATGATCATTggtataaattatgtaaaaaggAAATACCAGAATGTTTATGGGTCACATTATGTGAAACATTGTATCCAACTAAATTTTATACTAAGATTCATACAAAACATGCAGTATGGATGGCAATGTACAAATTATggatgaaatgtaaaaatatagtgAACTGTGATACAGAAATTGAATGTATTGAACCATTACCAaaacataattttaatgaatatattacTTGTACAAATACCAAAG GAAGTTTATTAGCAATTGGAACTTCTGaaggatatatttatttttatgatattaataatttacatgAACATGCAAACCATGTAATAgataataaagaatatttaCGGAGTATCCATATCCTTAGAAGTG GATCGGCTATTCTTTGTGTATCTTGCTCCATAAACAATCATGTAGATTGTTGGGATGTTAATCAAATGAAGTTAATTAATAGAACAGGTGGAAAACTAGTTTG TTATTGTTGTATGAGTATACGCAATTACATAATTATCGAAGGGCCAGTATTAAAAACTGGATATGAATTTGGTCTGAGTGATATTGTTGCTATTAGTGCAAACAATAATAAG GTACTCTTTTATACGGAAGGAGGATATTTTGCAACTTTAACTGCAGATAcagaacaaataaattatagttcTACTCCTGTTCAACCACCAAATATAAGAATTcgtaattattacatatttcaaCCAAACATAGTTATGTGTATTACAG aatatggatatttaggaattttaatacAAGGAAAAGAATGGAAAATGCATAATGTGTTTCCTATTTTACATAGTACCCCTACTGCTGTTTTAGTGTTCGGTCATCTACTTGTGTTAGGTCTAGATTCAG GAAATGTTCATTTGTATTATACAGAAGATTTTGAAACATTAgatttcaataatattaatagtaaaaaattaacTTTAGACTTAACAGCTGTTATATCATTGAATATAATGGTTCATCAAGGAGAATATTTAATAGTTTCTTATAAGAAAAAAATTTACACTGTTAAACTTCTTTAA